One part of the Bacteroidia bacterium genome encodes these proteins:
- a CDS encoding LamG-like jellyroll fold domain-containing protein produces the protein MLAQLKISGLLLLPFLILPFLFAQQNPVLKLDFEPGQLGTQIKGEVKELDFVEGIEGKALALGPEEGKKALKLSGLSLDGSKDFTICFWMKADSDKPMVFLSQKIFGNKSITTQKNPGWVIYSSGGSMAWSIGSGERRINYERDNGSKMPINDGEWHQLAMSFKKELKEVRLYYDGGNVAVYKVNFDFSNEEILNIGAEVDSYSSRKFAAGIEQGKEELQSLLDSFNALGLAPLKKEEFIELIVNPEMLYEKKLAKRAGPEEQGNDVLGGVQSIRKNLLSNPYTVFQNRALTDLKAVSQIYELQEGKVEIRESEGKLFTQKEQLYPPDFSIDNLSIWDRVLDEKELEESYRILKKKKVKKLPKKRKELTIGVWNIWHGGIHWTKEKEGWDSRLRIVEMIREKEIDVLLMQETYSSGDFIAAELGYYFATTSDWDYRYQGSNISVISRFPIKELQVSDKTEFNNVATRLAISRTQEIWAMSNWYGMAQFGDVFSFHEERFENSDHIPVFFGGDFNAVPHTDGGDSPASLKLSEAGFTEAFRNMYPDVEKYPGYTHRSASRIDQLYYKGKDLKNTHTEVNSSWPTGFPSDHYLIVSTFKLP, from the coding sequence ATGCTTGCTCAACTGAAAATTTCCGGATTACTTTTACTTCCTTTCCTGATACTACCTTTTTTGTTTGCTCAACAGAATCCAGTTCTGAAGCTTGACTTCGAGCCCGGGCAGTTGGGAACTCAAATTAAGGGGGAAGTGAAAGAACTTGATTTTGTCGAAGGGATAGAAGGGAAGGCATTAGCGCTTGGGCCTGAGGAAGGGAAAAAAGCCTTAAAACTGAGCGGACTTTCACTCGATGGGAGCAAAGATTTTACAATCTGTTTTTGGATGAAAGCAGATTCCGATAAGCCCATGGTTTTTCTTTCTCAAAAGATCTTTGGAAATAAAAGTATAACAACTCAGAAGAATCCGGGATGGGTCATATACAGTTCTGGGGGAAGTATGGCCTGGAGCATTGGTTCAGGCGAAAGACGAATAAATTACGAAAGAGATAATGGGAGTAAGATGCCGATCAATGATGGAGAATGGCACCAACTAGCTATGAGCTTTAAGAAAGAACTGAAGGAAGTTCGATTGTACTATGATGGAGGTAATGTGGCGGTTTATAAGGTGAACTTTGATTTCTCAAATGAGGAAATACTGAATATAGGAGCTGAGGTAGATAGCTATAGTTCTCGGAAATTTGCAGCGGGAATTGAACAGGGGAAAGAGGAATTGCAATCATTGCTTGATTCATTTAATGCATTAGGACTCGCACCCTTGAAAAAGGAAGAATTCATTGAGTTGATTGTTAATCCAGAAATGCTTTATGAAAAAAAGCTGGCTAAAAGAGCCGGCCCGGAAGAGCAGGGAAATGATGTATTGGGAGGAGTTCAGTCAATTAGAAAGAATTTACTTTCAAATCCCTATACCGTTTTTCAGAATCGGGCGCTTACAGATTTGAAAGCTGTCAGTCAGATTTATGAATTGCAAGAGGGGAAAGTTGAAATCAGGGAATCAGAAGGGAAATTATTTACCCAAAAAGAACAATTGTATCCTCCAGACTTTTCTATTGATAATCTGAGTATTTGGGATAGAGTTCTTGATGAAAAAGAGCTAGAGGAGTCTTATCGAATACTCAAAAAGAAGAAAGTAAAAAAGCTTCCCAAAAAACGTAAAGAGCTTACTATCGGTGTTTGGAATATCTGGCATGGAGGCATCCATTGGACAAAAGAAAAAGAGGGTTGGGATTCACGTTTGCGGATTGTGGAAATGATCCGGGAAAAGGAGATTGATGTTCTGCTTATGCAGGAAACCTATTCTTCCGGAGATTTTATAGCAGCTGAATTGGGCTACTACTTTGCAACAACTTCAGATTGGGACTACCGCTATCAGGGATCCAATATTTCAGTAATCAGCCGCTTTCCCATCAAAGAGCTCCAGGTTTCGGATAAAACCGAATTCAATAATGTAGCCACACGCTTAGCGATAAGCAGAACGCAGGAAATCTGGGCCATGTCCAATTGGTATGGGATGGCGCAGTTTGGGGATGTTTTTAGTTTTCATGAGGAAAGATTTGAAAATTCGGATCACATCCCTGTATTTTTTGGGGGAGACTTTAATGCTGTTCCCCATACAGATGGTGGCGATAGTCCTGCTTCCCTAAAACTGAGCGAAGCTGGATTTACGGAAGCTTTCAGGAATATGTATCCGGATGTCGAGAAATATCCGGGCTACACGCATAGAAGTGCTAGTAGAATAGATCAACTTTACTATAAAGGTAAAGACCTGAAAAATACACATACCGAAGTAAACTCTTCCTGGCCAACAGGCTTTCCTTCTGATCATTATTTGATCGTCTCAACATTTAAACTGCCTTAA
- a CDS encoding alpha/beta fold hydrolase yields MKSSQFKYLLGLLLLPLLVWTGLFFFQEKLIFKPTQLASSYAYTFDIVFEDVHIPVAENIRLHGILFKADSSKGVVLYFHGNKGKLDEIGKGSDFYLKEGLDVLYINYRGYGLSEGKIREEEDLLNDGQAVYDYLADRYGEENILLTGISIGSGIAAYLASQNKPKALLMIAPYASFRSLLQEKMKWVPPFIWKYTLPSDEFLADVNCPVSIFHGEEDQMIPFHHAQALKNKYPEITLISFNGYGHTDFLKEEIFRQAYRKALTLEKLD; encoded by the coding sequence ATGAAAAGTTCTCAGTTTAAATACCTTTTGGGACTACTATTACTCCCCCTTCTTGTATGGACGGGCCTTTTCTTTTTTCAGGAAAAGCTGATTTTTAAACCGACCCAATTAGCTTCTTCCTATGCCTATACCTTTGACATAGTGTTTGAAGATGTCCACATTCCGGTAGCCGAGAATATCCGTTTGCATGGCATATTGTTCAAAGCTGATAGTTCCAAAGGGGTGGTGCTCTATTTTCATGGGAACAAAGGGAAATTGGATGAAATCGGCAAGGGGTCAGACTTCTATCTAAAAGAGGGACTTGATGTTTTATATATCAATTACAGAGGCTATGGATTGAGTGAGGGGAAAATCCGAGAGGAAGAGGACTTGTTGAATGACGGACAGGCTGTTTATGATTATCTGGCAGATCGTTATGGGGAAGAAAACATCCTGTTGACAGGCATTTCCATTGGTTCGGGGATTGCAGCCTATTTAGCCTCCCAAAACAAACCCAAAGCTTTGTTGATGATAGCCCCCTATGCAAGCTTTCGCAGCCTGCTACAGGAAAAAATGAAATGGGTACCTCCTTTTATATGGAAGTACACTTTGCCCAGTGATGAATTTCTGGCAGATGTAAATTGTCCCGTCAGCATTTTTCATGGAGAAGAGGATCAAATGATTCCCTTTCATCACGCACAGGCACTCAAAAACAAATATCCAGAGATCACACTTATATCTTTTAACGGATATGGACATACCGATTTCCTGAAGGAAGAGATTTTCCGACAAGCTTATAGAAAGGCTTTAACACTTGAGAAATTGGATTAA
- a CDS encoding sterol desaturase family protein → MQTLAHALLLIIIGSFILMAIEAIYAYSKGNFNFRAMDTIASLSSGMTNAIKSVLGLTIVIIGYKYMYEELAVVEREVNWLTYLLALIGLDFATYWYHRLAHHVNIFWNRHVIHHSGEEFNIATALRQSISKFVNISVFFLLPAALLGVPPKIIAIVTPFHLFVQVWYHTTHIGKLGWLEYIIVTPSQHRVHHAINEIYRDKNLSPVFCIWDRLFGTFQEELEEEPCVFGVTRQVNTWNPIRINLNHIWLLIKDAWRTKSWKDKLRIWFMPTGWRPADVKEKYKVLSADPKNFKKYDPYASRALKIWSGIQFLMLMAMMFHFLIQLSEIGSPAVFIYGIFMYLVIYSYTSLMDRDPHAVWMEALKSLIGLGIIFQTGSWFLLDNVLPGGSILVGAYFVLSVGVVGYFVKNEIGWGKGENPSVA, encoded by the coding sequence ATGCAAACGTTAGCACATGCATTATTGCTCATTATCATTGGGAGTTTTATCCTCATGGCTATAGAGGCGATTTATGCGTATTCGAAAGGGAATTTCAATTTCCGGGCCATGGATACCATTGCCAGCCTGAGTTCAGGGATGACCAATGCCATCAAAAGTGTCCTTGGCTTAACCATAGTTATCATTGGCTATAAGTATATGTATGAGGAGTTGGCAGTGGTGGAAAGGGAAGTCAATTGGCTGACCTATTTATTAGCTCTTATAGGGCTTGATTTTGCGACTTATTGGTATCATCGATTGGCCCATCATGTCAATATTTTTTGGAACAGACACGTGATCCACCACTCCGGTGAGGAATTCAATATTGCCACAGCCTTGCGTCAATCCATTTCCAAGTTTGTCAATATCAGCGTCTTCTTTTTACTTCCCGCTGCCTTATTAGGGGTTCCTCCCAAAATTATAGCCATCGTTACCCCTTTTCATTTATTTGTGCAGGTGTGGTATCACACCACCCATATCGGCAAACTGGGATGGCTGGAATATATCATCGTAACGCCCTCGCAGCATCGGGTTCATCATGCTATCAATGAAATCTATCGGGACAAAAATCTCTCTCCGGTCTTTTGCATTTGGGATAGACTATTTGGAACCTTTCAGGAAGAATTGGAAGAAGAACCCTGTGTATTTGGCGTAACTCGACAAGTAAATACCTGGAATCCCATTCGCATCAACCTAAATCATATCTGGCTACTGATTAAAGATGCCTGGAGGACCAAAAGCTGGAAGGATAAATTGAGAATTTGGTTTATGCCAACTGGATGGAGACCCGCCGATGTGAAAGAGAAATACAAAGTCCTTTCTGCTGACCCCAAAAATTTCAAAAAATACGACCCCTATGCTTCCCGAGCATTGAAAATCTGGTCCGGAATTCAATTTCTGATGTTGATGGCCATGATGTTTCATTTTTTAATCCAACTCAGCGAAATCGGAAGTCCAGCTGTGTTTATCTATGGGATTTTTATGTACCTGGTCATCTATAGCTATACGAGCCTGATGGACAGAGATCCCCATGCCGTCTGGATGGAAGCCCTCAAATCCCTCATTGGACTAGGCATCATTTTTCAGACAGGAAGTTGGTTTTTGCTGGATAATGTGCTCCCGGGAGGAAGTATCCTTGTAGGGGCCTATTTTGTATTATCCGTCGGTGTAGTCGGGTATTTTGTAAAAAATGAAATCGGCTGGGGAAAAGGGGAAAATCCGAGCGTAGCTTAA